The Lynx canadensis isolate LIC74 chromosome D1, mLynCan4.pri.v2, whole genome shotgun sequence genome has a segment encoding these proteins:
- the LOC115526304 gene encoding LOW QUALITY PROTEIN: olfactory receptor 52N5-like (The sequence of the model RefSeq protein was modified relative to this genomic sequence to represent the inferred CDS: inserted 1 base in 1 codon): MLVSNNSYVAPKFFILNGIPGLERVHVWISLPLCIMYTISLLGNLGLVYLIHQEEFLHHPMYFFLAMLXFIDLFTCTTTLPNALCIFWFNLKDINFNAYLVHMFFVHGFTDAGFGVLMLMALDHYVAIFYPSQYATILTNPIITKAGLATFLRGVLLIIPFLFLVKHLPFCQRNIISHTYCGHMSVVKLSCASIRINVIYGLTVALLIGVFDICCISVSYPMFLQAVVSLSPADAWQKAFSTCTVHKYATIITYVPTFFTFFTLHFGVHTIPPSLHLIVANLYLLLLLLPTLNPIVYGIKIKQIRDSVIKLFQGEKDPSIQDK; the protein is encoded by the exons ATGCTGGTTTCCAACAATTCATATGTTGCCCCCAAATTCTTTATTCTTAATGGAATTCCTGGTCTAGAAAGAGTACATGTATGGATCTCCCTCCCATTATGTATAATGTATACCATCTCTCTTTTGGGAAACCTTGGCCTTGTATACCTAATTCATCAGGAGGAGTTCTTACATCACCCAATGTATTTCTTTCTGGCCATGC TCTTCATTGACCTCTTTACCTGCACCACTACTCTACCCAATGCACTCTGCATCTTCTGGTTCAATCTCAAGGATATTAACTTCAATGCTTACTTAGTCCACATGTTCTTTGTCCATGGGTTCACGGATGCGGGATTTGGTGTGCTCATGCTCATGGCTCTGGACCACTATGTGGCCATTTTCTACCCATCACAATATGCTACCATACTCACTAACCCTATTATTACCAAAGCTGGGCTTGCCACTTTCCTGAGGGGTGTGTTGCTGATTATTCCTTTCCTATTCTTGGTCAAGCATTTGCCCTTCTGCCAAAGAAATATTATCTCCCATACATATTGTGGCCACATGTCAGTGGTGAAGTTGTCCTGTGCCAGCATCAGGATCAATGTCATCTATGGTCTGACAGTTGCCCTCCTGATTGGAGTGTTTGACATCTGCTGTATATCTGTGTCTTACCCTATGTTCCTTCAGGCAGTGGTCAGTCTTTCACCAGCAGATGCTTGGCAGAAGGCCTTTAGCACCTGCACTGTCCATAAATATGCCACAATCATCACTTATGTTCCAACATTCTTCACTTTCTTTACCCTCCATTTTGGAGTACACACCATTCCCCCTTCTCTTCACCTAATTGTGGCTAAtctttatcttcttcttcttcttctcccaaCACTGAACCCCATTGTTTATGGGATAAAGATAAAACAGATCAGAGACAGTGTCATAAAACTCTTTCAGGGTGAGAAAGATCCAAGTATTCAGGACAAATGA
- the LOC115525932 gene encoding olfactory receptor 52N1 → MSFLNDTSLTPVSFILNGIPGLEEVHLWISFPLCTMYSIAITGNFGLIYLIYSEEALHRPMYIFLALLSFTDVLMCTSTLPNTLCILWFNLKEIDFKACLAQMFFVHTFTGMESGVLMLMALDRYVAICYPLRYAAILTNSVISKAGLLTFLRGVTLVIPFTFLTKHLPYCRGNVIPHTYCDHMSVAKISCGNVRINAIYGLMVALLIGGFDILCITISYTMILRAVVSLSSADARQKAFSTCTAHICAIVITYVPAFFTFFTHRFGGHTIPPHIHIIMANLYLLMPPTMNPIVYGVKTKQI, encoded by the coding sequence ATGTCATTCCTAAATGACACCAGCCTAACTCCAGTTTCATTCATCCTAAATGGCATCCCCGGGCTGGAAGAAGTACATTTGTGGATCTCCTTCCCCCTGTGTACCATGTACAGCATTGCCATCACAGGAAACTTTGGTCTTATATACCTCATTTACTCTGAAGAAGCCCTACACAGACCTATGTACATTTTCCTAGCCCTTCTATCCTTCACAGATGTGCTCATGTGCACCAGCACTCTTCCCAACACCCTCTGCATATTGTGGTTCAACCTCAAGGAGATTGATTTCAAGGCCTGCCTGGCCCAGATGTTCTTTGTGCACACTTTCACAGGAATGGAGTCTGGGGTGCTCATGCTCATGGCCCTggaccgctatgtggccatctgctATCCCCTGCGCTATGCTGCTATCCTCACAAATTCAGTCATTTCCAAGGCTGGACTCCTCACTTTTCTTAGAGGTGTAACACTTGTTATCCCTTTCACTTTCCTCACCAAGCACCTGCCATACTGCAGGGGCAATGTCATACCTCACACCTACTGTGACCACATGTCTGTGGCCAAGATATCCTGTGGCAATGTTAGGATCAATGCCATATATGGTTTAATGGTTGCCCTACTGATTGGGGGCTTTGACATCCTGTGCATCACAATCTCCTACACTATGATCCTCCGGGCAGTTGTGAGTCTATCATCAGCAGATGCCCGGCAGAAGGCCTTTAGCACATGCACTGCTCACATCTGTGCCATTGTCATCACCTATGTCCCAGCCTTCTTCACCTTCTTTACTCACCGGTTTGGGGGACACACCATTCCTCCACATATACACATTATTATGGCTAATCTCTACCTGCTCATGCCTCCCACAATGAACCCTATTGTGTATGGGGTGAAAACCAAGCAGATATGA